The proteins below are encoded in one region of Helianthus annuus cultivar XRQ/B chromosome 2, HanXRQr2.0-SUNRISE, whole genome shotgun sequence:
- the LOC110905312 gene encoding uncharacterized protein LOC110905312 isoform X2, which yields MPWDNMKTTKRIFPIFTLFIKTTQNPSFSRLHPSIEEEFKIYLLIRLVTLKIQKYSDFWWVGKMLQTQKDALNPKDHPHPKDDPEKRYQIQKKLQIRLKMFDVEDDVSDGGSMLKMIQNIFEVEHDVPDLKDPLYP from the exons ATGCCTTGGGATAATATGAAAACCACAAAAAGAATCTTCCCCATTTTTACATTGTTTATCAAAACCACACAAAACCCTTCTTTCTCTCGACTTCATCCCAGCATCGAAGAAGAGTTCAAGATCTATCTACTTATCCGTCTGGTTACATTAAAG ATCCAAAAGTACTCTGATTTTTGGTGGGTGGGAAAGATGCTCCAGACCCAAAAAGATGCTCTGAATCCAAAAGATCATCCACATCCAAAAGATGATCCGGAAAAACGCTACCAGATCCAAAAAAAGCTCCAGATCCGGTTGAAGATgttcgatgttgaagatgatgtttcagatggcggttcgatgttgaagatgatcCAAAATATTTTCGAGGTTGAACATGATGTTCCAGATCTAAAAGATCCTCTATATCCATAA
- the LOC110905312 gene encoding uncharacterized protein LOC110905312 isoform X1 — protein sequence MPWDNMKTTKRIFPIFTLFIKTTQNPSFSRLHPSIEEEFKIYLLIRLVTLKIIQIQKYSDFWWVGKMLQTQKDALNPKDHPHPKDDPEKRYQIQKKLQIRLKMFDVEDDVSDGGSMLKMIQNIFEVEHDVPDLKDPLYP from the exons ATGCCTTGGGATAATATGAAAACCACAAAAAGAATCTTCCCCATTTTTACATTGTTTATCAAAACCACACAAAACCCTTCTTTCTCTCGACTTCATCCCAGCATCGAAGAAGAGTTCAAGATCTATCTACTTATCCGTCTGGTTACATTAAAG ATCATCCAGATCCAAAAGTACTCTGATTTTTGGTGGGTGGGAAAGATGCTCCAGACCCAAAAAGATGCTCTGAATCCAAAAGATCATCCACATCCAAAAGATGATCCGGAAAAACGCTACCAGATCCAAAAAAAGCTCCAGATCCGGTTGAAGATgttcgatgttgaagatgatgtttcagatggcggttcgatgttgaagatgatcCAAAATATTTTCGAGGTTGAACATGATGTTCCAGATCTAAAAGATCCTCTATATCCATAA